The following are encoded together in the Mesoplodon densirostris isolate mMesDen1 chromosome 2, mMesDen1 primary haplotype, whole genome shotgun sequence genome:
- the LOC132484404 gene encoding LOW QUALITY PROTEIN: GRIP and coiled-coil domain-containing protein 2-like (The sequence of the model RefSeq protein was modified relative to this genomic sequence to represent the inferred CDS: inserted 4 bases in 3 codons; substituted 4 bases at 4 genomic stop codons) — MEERVHDGVASPAAPGIGKSKLETLPKEDLIKIAKKKMMLIQKAKSRCTELEKEIEELRLKPVAGGTDDIIKALTIRLDAILLERAETEQRCVSLKKENIXMKQEVEDSATKLEDVHEEFEQSQRNYVKEMENLKNELMAVHSKYSNDKAGWQKELEEAAKKKQLELSEQIKFQSDSEDNVKKLQEEIQKIKPAFEEQILCLQKQLEVATNEKEXEITHLQGVTEANSQQYQKEINSLREELLQLKSTHQEEVKELKCQIEASAKEHEAEVNHLNQLKENLVSQCEPSEKNLQEKYECELENANQENQTXNANQENQMCSLLLQEDTLVEXAVNEKVKYLEDTLKELKSQHSILKDELTYMNNLKLKLEIDAQHTKDEFFHEREDLEFKINELLLAKEEQGCVIEKLKSELEDSNKQFCCTIEQHNKEVQSLKEKHXKEISELNEALLSGSEKEKLTLMFEIQGLKEQCENLQKEKQEAILNYESLREIMEILQTELGEPARKISQEFESMKQQQASDVNELQQKLRTAFNEKDALLETVNRLQRENEKLLTQQQIVPELENTIKNLQEKNEVYLVSLSQRDTMLQEFEAKISSLTEEKDDLISKIKSSHEEVETVYHRRERGEGIIVGPREKVEQTTQYNSELEQKVNELTAQLEETLKXKDQSDEKLEKLMAQLKTLSEDQEAVSSEVKSLHEENSRLSSEKNQLSRDLEALLSQKEGDFMLKEQISELEKKLQLTVEEKDNLNKLLGNEQVQKLFVRAQLCGFLEQMESKVSEESEEQDVVSVLQAVGESLAKINEEKHNLVFQYGKRVAELEKEIKFLQEESVIECEKLRSLLRDHEVEKALLRKELEETLLEKEALQSDLLEMKNANEQTRLENQNLLIQIEELSQKLCSKNENHNEKEKYFIKELENLRPLLEQKESELQDVRAELRSLKDSLEKSPSVESDQPSVKEFEEKIAYLEEDCKDKQEKIEKLKLVALKAKKELGFSRKEAQTLREELESVRSERDQVSTSMRDLIQGAEGYKNLVLEYDKQSEQLDLEKERANNFEHQVEDLTRQLRNLAFQCEKLNSDNEDLLAHIETLQSNTRLLDVQILEVHKAKAMADKELEAEKLQKEQKIKEHASSVNELEELQLQLQKEKKQLQKTMQELELVRKDAQQTTLMNMEIADYERLMKELNQKLANKNSKIEDLEQEIKIQKQKQETLQEEMTSLQASVQQYEGKNTQIKQLLVKTKKELSDSKPAETDHLILQASLKGELEASQQQVEVYKIQLAEMTSEKHKAHQHLKASADQQQRTLGAYQQRVAALQEECRAARAEQAAVTSEFESYKVRVHNVLKQQKTKSVSQTETNGAKQERDHLEMLIDQLKIKLQDTQNNLQXSENSAMKSEHAQTVSQLSAQHEALRGSFRDQVLQLQEEHRRTVETLQQQLSRLQAQLFQLQSEPSTRSPASSQQPLRSLRERRSTDLLHLDVPATTREEGEEMETTDTKSVSSAGIHPQSLEQLLRSPEARLEPPSWHAEFTKEELVQKFSSTTKSADHLNGLLRETEATNAILTEQIKLLKSEIRRLERNQAQEQSAANLEYLKNVLLQFILLKPGSEWARLLPVVDTMLQLSPEEKARLAAAAQGEEENASRSSGWASYLHSWSGLR; from the exons atggaggagcgtgttcacgatggggtggcctcgccggccgctcctgggatcgggaaatccaagctggaaacattgcccaaggaagatcttatcaagatTGCCAAGAAgaagatgatgctaatacagaaagctaaatcaagatgtacagaattggagaaagaaattgaagaattgagattgaaacctgttgctggaggaactgatgatattattaaggcattgaccatacgtctggatgctattcttttggaaagagcagagactgagcaacggtgtgtttctttgaagaaggaaaatatttaaatgaagcaagaggttgaggattctgcaactaagttggaagatgtgcacgaggagtttgaacaatcacaaagaaactatgtgaaagaaatggaaaatttgaaaaatgaattaatggcagtacattccaaatacagtaacgataaagctggttggcaaaaggaactggaagaagcagcaaaaaaaaaacaattagagctttcagaacaaatcaaatttcagagtgattctgaagataatgttaaaaaactacaggaagagattcagaaaattaagccagcctttgaggagcagattttatgtctgcaaaagcagttagaagttgccacaaatgaaaaggagtgagaaattactcatctccaaggagtcactgaggctaattctcagcagtaccaaaaagaaattaatagtttgcgagaagaacttttacagttgaaatctacacaccaagaagaggtgaaagaattgaagtgccaaattgaagcatctgctaaagaacatgaagcagaagtaaatcatttaaaccagctaaaggagaacttagtcagccagtgtgagccaagtgagaagaaccttcaggagaaatatgaatgtgaattagaaaatgcaaaccaggaaaatcaaacgt aaaacgcaaaccaggaaaatcaaatgtgttctttgctcttacaggaagatactcttgtAGAATAAGCAGTAAATGAAAAAGTCAAATACTTAGAAGATACCCTAAAAGAACTGAAGTCTCAACATAGCATCTTAAAAGACGAGTTAACTTACATGAATAATCTTAAATTAAAACTTGAAATTGATGCCCAGCATACAAAGGATGAGTTTTTTCACGAACGGGAAGATTTAGAgtttaaaattaatgaattattaCTAGCTAAAGAAGAACAGGGGTGTGTAATTGAAAAACTAAAATCTGAGCTAGAAGATTCAAATAAACAATTTTGCTGTACCATAGAACAACATAACAAAGAAGTACAGAGTCTTAaggaaaaac caaaagaaataTCAGAACTAAATGAGGCATTATTGTCaggttcagaaaaagaaaaattaacattgatGTTTGAAATACAGGGTCTTAAGGAACAATGTGAAAacctacaaaaagaaaagcaagaagcaATTTTAAATTATGAGAGTTTACGAGAGATTATGGAAATTTTACAAACAGAGTTGGGGGAACCTGCTCGAAAAATAAGTCAAGAGTTTGAATCAATGAAGCAACAGCAAGCATCTGATGTTAATGAACTTCAGCAGAAGCTCAGAACTGCATTTAATGAAAAAGATGCTCTTCTTGAAACCGTGAATCGTCtccagagagaaaatgaaaagttatTAACACAGCAACAAATTGTACCAGAACTTGAAAATACCATAAAGAACCTtcaagaaaagaatgaagtataTTTAGTTAGTCTCAGTCAGAGAGATACCATGTTACAAGAATTTGAAGCAAAGATAAGTTCTCTTACTGAGGAAAAAGATGATCtcataagtaaaattaaaagttctcatGAAGAGGTGGAGACTGTCTATCACAGACGTGAACGGGGAGAAGGGATTATTGTAGGACCCAGGGAGAAAGTGGAGCAGACTACCCAGTACAACAGTGAGCTAGAACAGAAGGTAAATGAATTAACAGCACAACTAgaagaaaccttaa aaaaggatCAAAGTGACGAAAAACTGGAAAAGCTTATGGCTCAGTTGAAAACTCTCTCTGAAGACCAGGAAGCAGTGTCGTCTGAAGTGAAGTCTCTTCATGAAGAAAATAGTAGACTGAGTTCAGAAAAGAACCAGTTGAGCAGGGATTTGGAAGCTCTCCTGTCTCAAAAAGAAGGAGATTTTATGCTGAAGGAGCAGATTTCTGAATTAGAAAAGAAACTTCAGTTAACAGttgaagaaaaagataatttaaataaaCTGTTGGGAAATGAGCAAGTTCAGAAATTATTTGTCAGAGCTCAGTTGTGTGGTTTTCTTGAACAAATGGAGTCAAAAGTTTCAGAAGAAAGTGAAGAACAAGATGTTGTAAGTGTCCTACAAGCTGTAGGTGAATCCTTagctaaaataaatgaagaaaagcacAACTTGGTCTTCCAGTATGGTAAAAGGGTAGCAGAGTTAGAAAAAGAGATTAAGTTCCTCCAAGAAGAGAGTGTGATTGAATGTGAGAAACTTAGGTCTTTACTAAGAGACCATGAGGTAGAGAAAGCTCTCTTAAGGAAAGAGTTAGAAGAAACCCTCTTGGAAAAAGAGGCCCTGCAGTCTGATCTTCtagaaatgaagaatgctaatGAACAAACAAGGCTTGAAAATCAGAATCTCCTAATTCAAATTGAAGAATTATCTCAAAAATTATGTAGcaaaaatgaaaaccataatgaaaaagaaaaatattttataaaggagCTTGAAAACCTAAGGCCATTACTAGAACAAAAAGAATCAGAATTGCAAGATGTGAGAGCAGAGTTGAGATCATTAAAGGATTCCTTAGAGAAATCACCTTCTGTAGAAAGTGATCAACCTTCAGTAAAAgagtttgaagaaaaaatagcATATCTGGAAGAAGACTGCAAAGACAAACAGGAGAAAATAGAGAAGTTAAAGCTAGTTGCTTTGAAGGCAAAGAAAGAACTAGGTTTTAGCAGAAAAGAGGCCCAGACACTACGGGAAGAACTTGAATCTGTTCGTTCAGAAAGGGATCAGGTGTCTACTTCCATGAGAGATCTCATTCAAGGAGCAGAAGGCTATAAGAATCTTGTATTGGAATATGATAAGCAGTCAGAGCAGTTGGACCTGGAGAAAGAACGGGCTAATAATTTTGAGCACCAAGTAGAAGACCTTACAAGACAATTAAGGAATCTGGCTTTTCAGTGTGAAAAATTAAACTCAGATAATGAAGACCTCCTGGCCCATATTGAGACACTGCAGTCTAACACCCGGTTATTAGACGTGCAGATTTTGGAAGTCCACAAAGCCAAGGCCATGGCAGACAAAGAGTTGGAAGCTGAAAAACTTCAGAAAGAGCAGAAAATAAAGGAGCATGCCAGTTCTGTAAACGAACTTGAAGAGCTTCAGCTACAActgcaaaaggaaaagaaacagcttCAGAAAACCATGCAAGAATTAGAGCTGGTTAGAAAGGATGCCCAACAAACCACATTGATGAACATGGAAATTGCTGATTACGAACGTTTGATGAAAGAATTAAATCAAAAGTTAGCTAATAAGAACAGCAAGATAGAAGATTtggaacaagaaataaaaatccaaaaacagaaacaagaaaccCTGCAGGAAGAAATGACTTCGCTGCAGGCTTCAGTACAACAGTATGAGGGAAAAAACACCCAAATCAAGCAGTTGCTTGTGAAAACCAAAAAAGAACTGTCAGATTCAAAGCCAGCGGAAACTGATCACTTAATACTTCAAGCGTCTTTAAAGGGCGAGCTGGAGGCAAGCCAGCAGCAAGTAGAAGTGTATAAAATTCAGCTGGCGGAAATGACGTCGGAGAAGCACAAAGCTCACCAGCACCTGAAGGCGTCCGCGGACCAGCAGCAGCGCACGCTGGGCGCCTACCAGCAGAGGGTGGCAGCCCTGCAGGAGGAGTGCCGCGCAGCCAGGGCAGAACAAGCTGCTGTCACCTCTGAATTTGAGAGCTACAAAGTCCGAGTTCACAACGttctaaaacaacagaaaactaaGTCTGTGTCTCAGACGGAGACCAACGGAGCCAAACAAGAAAGAGATCATCTGGAAATGCTGATTGACCAACTAAAGATCAAATTACAAGACACCCAAAATAACTTACA GTCGGAGAACTCCGCGATGAAGTCTGAGCATGCACAGACCGTGAGTCAGCTCTCGGCCCAGCACGAGGCCCTGCGTGGCAGCTTCCGAGACCAGGTGCTGCAGCTGCAGGAGGAGCACCGGCGGACGGTGGAGACGCTGCAGCAGCAGCTGAGCAGGCTGCAGGCCCAGCTCTTCCAGCTCCAGAGCGAGCCGTCCACAAGAAGCCCAGCTTCTTCCCAGCAACCTTTGAGGAGCCTTCGAGAAAGGAGAAGCACAGACCTCCTGCATCTGGATGTGCCGGCCACGAcccgggaggagggggaggagatggaGACCACAGACACCAAGTCCGTATCTTCCGCTGGCATCCACCCGCAGTCCTTAGAGCAGCTGCTCCGTTCTCCCGAAGCCAGACTCGAGCCTCCTTCCTGGCACGCTGAATTCACCAAAGAAGAATTGGTTCAAAAGTTCAGTTCCACCACAAAAAGTGCCGACCACTTAAACGGGCTGCTTCGGGAAACAGAAGCCACCAACGCCATCCTCACGGAGCAGATTAAGCTTCTGAAGAGTGAAATAAGGCGGCTGGAGAGGAACCAGGCACAAGAGCAGTCGGCCGCCAACCTGGAATACCTGAAGAACGTGCTGCTGCAGTTCATCCTCCTGAAGCCGGGAAGCGAGTGGGCACGGCTGCTGCCCGTCGTGGACACGATGCTGCAGCTCAGCCCCGAGGAGAAGGCCAGGCTGGCCGCCGCCGCCCAAGGTGAGGAGGAAAATGCTTCCCGTTCCTCCGGCTGGGCGTCCTATCTGCACAGCTGGTCTGGACTTCGATAG